In Papaver somniferum cultivar HN1 chromosome 1, ASM357369v1, whole genome shotgun sequence, a genomic segment contains:
- the LOC113334731 gene encoding aspartic proteinase NANA, chloroplast-like — protein sequence MTTSYSFAVVFHILIIFSSISSFPSGETKNGDREMRLELIHRHYMDDVSAPKTQYDKVKDLVQDDLIRVRMLYGRISRYHYDNGKVGKHSSAIIITTTKASNSSAVLPISSAAYKGIGQYFVQFRVGTPSKKFTLIVDTGSDLTWINCRYRCKKCTSRTRMNDHRIFQAARSLSFKTIPCSSNLCKNLTFSFVTCPSKRDPCQYDYGYQDGSTAHGFYAYETVTMSLTNGRKTRLHGVPIGCSYSTSTGTLGVVDGILGLGYNDNSFATKATAKFGNNFSYCLVDHLSPKNVSSYLTFGYSKHLVSGSSPPTNLQFTNIQAIDGLYHVNIVGISIGGLVLKIPSEIFSFQNQGGVILDSGSSLTFLVEPAYKTVMKYLMAAFTKFKQVKDESFEFCFQSQGFHESAVPKLVFHFADSVRFEPHLKSYVIDVSDGVKCLGFIPNAWPGISIIGNIMQQNFLWEFDLKWKRLGFAPSTCT from the exons ATGACTACATCTTATTCATTTGCCGTTGTGTTCCATATTCTTATTATATTTTCCTCAATTTCGAGTTTCCCTAGTGGAGAGACAAAGAATGGAGACCGAGAAATGAGATTAGAATTAATTCATCGGCATTATATGGATGATGTTTCGGCACCgaaaactcaatatgataaggTTAAGGATCTAGTTCAAGATGATCTGATTCGAGTTCGAATGCTATATGGTAGAATATCTCGTTATCATTATGATAATGGTAAAGTAGGAAAACATTCGTCGGCTATTATAATTACTACTACTAAGGCTTCCAATTCCTCGGCTGTACTACCTATTTCTTCTGCAGCTTATAAAGGAATTGGACAGTACTTTGTACAATTTAGAGTAGGAACTCCGTCTAAGAAATTCACATTAATAGTTGATACAGGTAGCGATCTTACTTGGATCAACTGTCGATACCGTTGTAAGAAATGCACTTCACGTACAAGGATGAATGATCACAGAATCTTTCAAGCTGCTAGATCTCTCTCATTTAAAACCATTCCATGCTCGTCCAACTTGTGCAAGAATCTTACATTTTCTTTTGTAACATGCCCTAGCAAGAGGGATCCCTGCCAGTATGATTACGG ATACCAGGATGGATCAACAGCCCATGGATTTTATGCATATGAGACGGTGACAATGAGTCTCACAAACGGTCGGAAGACTAGACTACATGGTGTACCAATCGGATGCAGCTACTCCACTTCCACAGGCACATTAGGTGTTGTTGATGGTATTCTTGGATTAGGTTATAACGATAACTCATTTGCTACAAAAGCTACAGCCAAGTTTGGCAACAACTTCTCGTATTGCTTAGTCGATCATTTGAGCCCTAAAAATGTGTCAAGTTATCTAACATTTGGATACAGCAAACATTTGGTTTCGGGTTCTTCTCCACCAACCAACTTGCAGTTTACAAATATTCAAGCCATAGACGGGCTATATCATGTGAATATAGTCGGTATATCTATAGGTGGTTTGGTGCTCAAGATTCCATCAGAAATATTTTCCTTCCAAAATCAAGGCGGTGTAATCTTGGATTCTGGCTCCAGCTTAACATTTTTAGTTGAACCCGCTTACAAGAccgttatgaaatatttgatggCCGCTTTCACAAAATTTAAACAAGTGAAAGACGAATCTTTTGAGTTCTGCTTTCAGTCCCAAGGTTTCCATGAATCGGCCGTGCCCAAATTAGTGTTTCACTTTGCGGATTCTGTTCGGTTTGAACCACACCTAAAAAGTTATGTAATCGATGTATCGGACGGAGTAAAATGCCTTGGATTCATACCGAATGCATGGCCAGGTATATCAATAATTGGGAACATTATGCAGCAGAACTTCTTGTGGGAATTCGATCTCAAGTGGAAAAGGCTGGGGTTTGCTCCATCAACTTGTACATAA